The following are encoded in a window of Arthrobacter sp. OAP107 genomic DNA:
- a CDS encoding NAD(P)-binding domain-containing protein, with amino-acid sequence MRIAVLGTGVVGRTLAGKLVESGHDVVLGSRTATNEAAVGWAAEAGPRARAATFFDAAAEAEVVINATPGTVSLDVLAAASTGNLAGKVLIDVANPLDHSAGFPPSLSISNTDSLAETIQRAFPTVRVVKALNTMRADVMVAPDRLAGGDHDVFMAGDDAEAKDVVAGLLREFGWRPEHIRDLGALEAARGLEMWLPLWLRIFLKQGDSVFNIKVVSG; translated from the coding sequence ATGAGGATCGCAGTTCTTGGTACCGGAGTGGTGGGCAGGACCTTGGCGGGCAAACTCGTGGAGTCCGGGCACGACGTCGTTCTCGGGTCACGGACCGCCACCAACGAAGCCGCCGTGGGATGGGCGGCGGAAGCGGGGCCGCGGGCCAGGGCCGCGACCTTCTTCGACGCCGCGGCGGAGGCCGAGGTGGTCATCAACGCGACGCCCGGCACAGTTTCGCTTGATGTGCTGGCCGCGGCCAGCACGGGGAACCTCGCCGGCAAGGTGTTGATCGATGTGGCCAATCCGCTGGACCATTCGGCGGGATTTCCGCCGTCGCTGTCCATCTCGAACACCGACAGCCTGGCGGAGACCATCCAGCGCGCGTTTCCCACTGTCCGCGTGGTGAAGGCACTGAACACCATGCGCGCCGATGTCATGGTGGCCCCGGACCGGCTGGCGGGCGGGGACCACGATGTGTTCATGGCCGGGGATGACGCGGAGGCCAAGGACGTGGTGGCCGGACTCCTGCGGGAATTCGGCTGGCGGCCGGAGCACATCAGGGATCTGGGCGCGCTCGAGGCGGCACGGGGCCTGGAGATGTGGCTGCCGCTGTGGCTGCGGATCTTCCTGAAGCAGGGAGACAGCGTGTTCAATATCAAGGTGGTTTCCGGGTAG
- a CDS encoding chorismate mutase, protein MTELNHDLPDTDSYNPAASSLAGHVDPAVMAELLSIRSSIDNIDATLVYLLAERFKATQKVGLLKAAHRLPAGDPGRETAQIARLRRLAEDAQLDPAFAEKFLNFIIGEVIRHHEAIAEDHNAAGGTANGTASPSAPLTA, encoded by the coding sequence ATGACCGAGCTAAACCATGATCTGCCTGACACCGACTCCTACAATCCCGCCGCCAGCTCACTGGCCGGGCATGTGGATCCTGCGGTGATGGCGGAACTGCTGTCAATCCGGTCGAGCATCGACAACATCGACGCAACCCTCGTCTACCTCCTTGCGGAGCGGTTCAAGGCGACGCAGAAAGTCGGCCTCCTCAAGGCTGCCCACCGCCTTCCGGCCGGGGACCCCGGACGCGAAACAGCCCAGATTGCCCGCCTCCGCCGGCTCGCCGAAGACGCGCAGCTTGACCCGGCGTTCGCGGAGAAGTTCCTGAACTTCATCATCGGCGAAGTGATCCGTCACCACGAGGCGATCGCCGAGGACCACAACGCCGCCGGCGGAACGGCCAACGGGACGGCCAGCCCCTCCGCGCCGCTCACCGCCTAA
- a CDS encoding DUF4166 domain-containing protein: MTDPIYRQALGADFYRLQPELQEYFSLAPGSGTFGVGEGVFEVVGCRQRWLRPLLRLTAGEQAFFPEYGEGVPFRIENHAHLDPFGRSSLTARREIFFPGRTRIFQDTTSVEAGGAGSHGPGNRARLVDYVGRYRRLVTDLDLSVTVGGRLRGVSEVSRLFLGPLRLPLPASLDARAYAEQWWDPVAGETGRHRIQVKVIQPQLGLVLVYAGHFDYRLEPYPAGNSSAGFLPAYARPDRWERRS, from the coding sequence ATGACTGATCCGATCTACCGCCAGGCCCTGGGTGCGGACTTCTACAGGCTGCAGCCGGAACTGCAGGAGTACTTTTCGCTTGCCCCGGGGTCCGGCACCTTTGGCGTGGGCGAGGGCGTTTTCGAGGTGGTGGGCTGCCGGCAACGGTGGCTGCGGCCGCTGCTGCGGCTGACCGCCGGCGAGCAGGCCTTCTTTCCAGAGTACGGTGAGGGTGTGCCGTTCCGGATCGAAAACCATGCGCATCTGGATCCCTTCGGCCGTTCCAGCCTGACGGCCCGGCGGGAGATCTTCTTCCCCGGCAGGACCAGGATTTTCCAGGACACCACGAGCGTGGAGGCGGGCGGGGCCGGTTCCCATGGCCCTGGCAACCGGGCCCGCCTTGTGGACTATGTGGGCCGGTACCGCCGGCTGGTGACGGACCTGGACCTCAGCGTGACGGTTGGGGGCCGGCTGCGGGGAGTGTCCGAAGTATCCCGCCTGTTCCTTGGCCCGCTGCGGTTGCCGCTGCCGGCGTCCCTCGACGCGAGAGCGTACGCGGAGCAGTGGTGGGACCCGGTCGCGGGGGAAACGGGGCGTCACAGGATCCAGGTGAAAGTGATCCAGCCGCAGCTGGGCCTCGTCCTGGTTTACGCGGGCCATTTCGACTACCGGCTGGAGCCCTATCCGGCCGGAAATTCTTCCGCGGGCTTCCTTCCGGCGTATGCCAGGCCGGACCGCTGGGAGCGACGAAGCTAA
- a CDS encoding DUF58 domain-containing protein, with product MAISGRLVLLAAAGLAPVLLFPRWLTVLAVLVVLGALVLVDVLLAAGLQQVSVERSAPANVTLGGSADSVLTLHNRGSRRLRGAVRDAWQPSAGAENPVQAAEVPAGERRRVSVRLRPVRRGDIRAPHITVRSFGPLRLAARQKTVQAPGSLRVLPPFNSRRHLPSKLRRLRELDGKAAVQIRGAGTEFDSLRDYVRGDDVRSIDWRATARRSAVVVRTWRPERDRRVVIMLDTSRTAAARVADEPRLDTGIEAALLLGVLAERGGDRVDFFAFDRRMRARAGTTAGGNLLGQLVQAVAPLQAELIELDWARVPAQVRAVSAHRSLVVLLTSLDSGAPEEGLIPMAARLAQQHVVVVASVRDPMLGEMLQDRTTAAQVFRAAAAERALLEREAVSVQLRQLGVEVVDAEPHQLPPALADAYIRLKAAGRL from the coding sequence GTGGCGATTTCCGGACGGCTGGTACTTCTGGCGGCGGCCGGGCTGGCACCGGTGCTGCTGTTTCCCCGCTGGCTGACAGTGCTTGCCGTGCTCGTCGTCCTCGGTGCCCTGGTCCTGGTGGATGTGCTGCTGGCCGCGGGGCTGCAGCAGGTCTCGGTGGAAAGGTCGGCGCCCGCCAACGTCACGCTTGGGGGCTCGGCGGACTCTGTGCTGACCCTGCACAACCGGGGCTCACGCAGGCTCAGGGGCGCGGTGCGTGACGCCTGGCAGCCATCCGCCGGTGCTGAAAACCCTGTCCAGGCCGCCGAGGTTCCCGCCGGTGAACGGCGCCGCGTCAGCGTCAGGCTCAGGCCCGTCCGCCGCGGTGACATCCGGGCGCCCCACATCACCGTCCGCTCCTTCGGGCCGCTTCGGCTGGCCGCCCGCCAGAAAACGGTGCAGGCACCGGGATCGCTGCGGGTCCTGCCGCCCTTCAATTCCCGGCGCCACCTGCCCTCAAAGCTACGACGGCTGCGGGAGCTCGACGGGAAGGCCGCAGTGCAGATCCGCGGCGCCGGAACCGAGTTCGACTCCCTGCGCGACTATGTCCGCGGCGATGACGTCCGCTCCATCGACTGGCGGGCGACGGCGAGGCGGTCCGCCGTCGTCGTCCGCACCTGGCGGCCGGAGCGCGACCGCCGCGTGGTGATCATGCTGGACACATCCCGGACCGCCGCCGCGCGTGTGGCCGACGAGCCCCGGCTGGACACCGGCATCGAGGCCGCACTGCTCCTGGGTGTCCTGGCCGAACGCGGCGGTGACCGCGTCGATTTCTTCGCCTTCGACCGCAGGATGCGCGCCCGGGCCGGCACGACGGCGGGAGGCAACCTGCTGGGCCAGCTGGTGCAGGCTGTGGCGCCGCTGCAGGCCGAACTCATCGAGCTGGACTGGGCACGGGTGCCCGCCCAAGTCCGTGCTGTCTCGGCGCACCGTTCCCTCGTGGTCCTGCTGACGTCGCTGGACAGCGGCGCGCCGGAGGAAGGGCTCATTCCGATGGCGGCGCGCCTCGCCCAGCAGCACGTCGTGGTGGTGGCCTCGGTCCGCGACCCGATGCTGGGCGAAATGCTCCAGGACAGGACGACGGCGGCCCAGGTGTTCCGTGCGGCGGCCGCGGAACGCGCCCTGCTCGAGCGGGAAGCCGTGAGTGTCCAGCTCCGCCAGCTCGGCGTGGAAGTGGTGGACGCGGAGCCGCACCAGCTGCCGCCGGCACTGGCCGACGCCTACATCCGGCTCAAGGCGGCGGGAAGGCTGTGA
- a CDS encoding MoxR family ATPase, which produces MAAPRTPDHSPDPVRQALLDVRHEVAKAVVGQDSTVTGMLIALLSRGHVLLEGVPGVAKTLLVRALSAALSLDTKRVQFTPDLMPGDVTGSLVYDAANSEFSFREGPVFTNMLLADEINRTPPKTQASLLEAMEERQVSVDGVSRRLPVPFIVAATQNPVEYEGTYPLPEAQLDRFLLKLTMPLPDRNAEIEVVRRHAAGFDPRDLAAAGIRPVAGADELERARQAVAAVEVAPEVLGYIVDVVRATRAAPSFQLGVSPRGATALLNTSRAWAWLSGRKFVTPDDVKALALPCLRHRVALRPEALMDGVQVDDVLGSILASVPVPR; this is translated from the coding sequence ATGGCCGCTCCGCGTACTCCAGACCATTCCCCGGATCCTGTCCGGCAGGCCCTGCTGGATGTCCGGCATGAGGTGGCCAAGGCAGTTGTGGGCCAGGATTCGACGGTCACCGGCATGCTGATAGCCCTCTTGTCGCGCGGACATGTGCTGCTGGAAGGCGTGCCGGGTGTGGCCAAGACGCTGCTGGTCCGCGCCCTGTCCGCTGCCCTGAGCCTGGACACCAAGCGCGTGCAGTTCACCCCGGACCTCATGCCCGGCGACGTGACAGGGTCTCTGGTGTACGACGCCGCCAATTCGGAGTTCAGCTTCCGTGAAGGCCCCGTCTTCACCAACATGCTGCTGGCGGACGAAATCAACAGGACGCCGCCCAAGACCCAGGCCTCGCTGCTGGAAGCAATGGAGGAACGGCAGGTGTCCGTCGACGGCGTGTCGCGCCGGCTGCCGGTGCCGTTCATCGTGGCGGCCACGCAAAACCCCGTGGAGTACGAGGGCACCTACCCGCTGCCCGAAGCCCAGCTGGACCGCTTCCTCCTCAAGCTGACCATGCCGCTGCCGGACCGCAACGCCGAAATCGAGGTGGTCCGCAGGCATGCCGCGGGCTTCGACCCCCGGGACCTCGCGGCGGCCGGCATCCGTCCGGTGGCTGGCGCCGACGAGCTGGAACGGGCACGGCAGGCCGTGGCCGCCGTCGAAGTGGCGCCCGAGGTGCTGGGATACATCGTTGACGTGGTCCGGGCCACGCGTGCGGCGCCGTCCTTCCAGCTTGGCGTCTCGCCGCGCGGTGCCACCGCGCTGCTGAACACCTCACGGGCCTGGGCCTGGCTGTCCGGACGGAAATTCGTCACCCCGGATGACGTCAAGGCACTGGCCCTGCCGTGCCTGCGGCACCGCGTGGCGCTCCGGCCCGAAGCCCTGATGGATGGTGTCCAGGTGGACGACGTGCTGGGCAGCATCCTGGCCTCCGTACCGGTCCCCCGCTGA
- a CDS encoding DUF4350 domain-containing protein — protein sequence MTPTGGVPVAARRRRTGWIRRHRAAVLFGVAMALALAVILILQSTQRADSQELSIRNPGPEGARAAAQILAGQGVSVDQTASFEETVAAARAAAGSGSGSTVLVYDRRGFLAPERLRRLLAETDRLVMVSPRLAALTGLGSTVRQAGVVPGSEQSLQPGCAVADAQAAGDISADGGFLYTGGTVCYGAGGSGRGLYAAAENGKLVVMGSTAVISNRFLAANGNAALTLRTLGSQAHLVWYLPGPGDLGSNPAPKTLAELAPAWSAFVAPWLIVVALFAVLWRGRRLGPLVFEPLPVVVKSTETAEGRARLYHEAHDVARAADTLRAGTIVRLASALRVGTAAGFADLSGSDVAAAAARHLDRSPAELLQILQHRPATEAQLVRWAQDLVRLEKEVKAR from the coding sequence GTGACGCCCACGGGTGGCGTCCCGGTCGCGGCCCGGCGCAGGAGAACTGGCTGGATCCGCAGGCACCGGGCGGCAGTGCTCTTTGGCGTTGCCATGGCCCTCGCCCTTGCGGTCATCCTCATACTCCAGTCGACGCAGCGGGCCGACAGCCAGGAACTGTCCATCCGCAACCCGGGTCCGGAGGGTGCCAGGGCAGCAGCCCAGATCCTGGCTGGACAGGGCGTCAGTGTCGACCAGACGGCGTCGTTCGAGGAAACGGTGGCAGCAGCGCGCGCGGCCGCGGGCAGCGGGTCCGGCTCGACAGTCCTGGTCTATGACCGCCGCGGGTTCCTTGCCCCCGAAAGGCTCCGCCGGCTGCTCGCAGAGACAGACCGGCTGGTGATGGTGTCGCCGCGCCTGGCCGCGCTGACCGGCCTTGGCAGCACCGTCCGGCAGGCCGGGGTGGTTCCGGGATCTGAGCAGTCCCTGCAGCCCGGATGCGCCGTTGCCGATGCCCAGGCCGCCGGCGATATCAGCGCTGACGGCGGCTTCCTCTACACCGGCGGCACCGTGTGCTACGGCGCCGGGGGCAGCGGACGGGGCCTTTACGCCGCGGCAGAAAACGGGAAGCTCGTGGTGATGGGCAGCACGGCCGTGATCAGCAACCGGTTCCTGGCCGCCAACGGCAACGCCGCACTCACCTTGCGGACCCTGGGAAGCCAGGCACACCTCGTCTGGTACCTGCCGGGTCCCGGGGACCTCGGAAGCAACCCAGCACCGAAGACCCTTGCCGAACTTGCACCCGCGTGGTCGGCGTTTGTGGCCCCGTGGCTCATTGTGGTGGCCCTGTTTGCCGTGCTGTGGCGCGGGCGCCGCCTGGGCCCGCTGGTCTTTGAACCGCTGCCTGTGGTGGTGAAGTCCACGGAAACGGCCGAGGGCAGGGCCCGCCTGTACCACGAGGCCCACGACGTCGCCCGGGCGGCGGACACCCTCAGGGCAGGCACCATCGTCCGGCTTGCCTCGGCCCTCCGGGTGGGAACAGCGGCCGGGTTCGCCGACCTGTCCGGCTCAGATGTGGCGGCCGCCGCGGCCCGGCATCTGGACCGCAGCCCCGCAGAATTACTGCAGATCCTGCAACACCGTCCCGCAACCGAGGCCCAGCTTGTCCGCTGGGCCCAGGACCTTGTCCGACTCGAGAAAGAGGTAAAGGCCAGATGA
- a CDS encoding DUF4129 domain-containing protein, whose protein sequence is MIAVGHFAVMQHVTVLLQRTLEPPVQPDREEARRWATEELSKREYRDAAPGWLETIWQQFLDWLQSMTDGQSAADGPPVAPFIGLGIAILIGVAIILARPRLNARRRAPKEVFDAETAATAADYRERAKTAANSGDWAAAVVEQFRALVSSAEDRAVLDPKPGRTADEAAAQLTRAFPAASDKLDAAARMFDAVRYGSGNAVAADYAAMVELDSALERLTPSYAEASPGGLAVPR, encoded by the coding sequence ATGATCGCCGTCGGCCACTTCGCGGTAATGCAGCACGTCACGGTGCTGCTGCAGCGAACCCTGGAACCGCCGGTACAGCCTGACCGGGAAGAAGCGCGGCGCTGGGCGACGGAGGAGCTCTCCAAACGCGAGTACCGGGACGCGGCACCCGGCTGGCTGGAAACCATCTGGCAGCAGTTCCTCGACTGGCTGCAGTCCATGACCGATGGCCAGTCCGCGGCCGATGGACCTCCGGTCGCGCCCTTCATCGGCCTGGGCATCGCCATCCTGATAGGCGTCGCCATCATCCTGGCGCGGCCCCGGCTGAATGCCCGTCGCCGCGCACCCAAGGAAGTCTTCGACGCCGAGACTGCCGCCACGGCAGCCGACTACCGCGAGCGCGCAAAAACCGCAGCCAACAGCGGCGACTGGGCGGCCGCCGTCGTCGAGCAGTTCCGCGCACTGGTGAGTTCTGCCGAGGACCGGGCCGTCCTGGACCCCAAACCCGGCCGGACAGCCGACGAGGCTGCCGCACAGCTTACGCGCGCGTTCCCGGCGGCCAGCGACAAACTCGACGCCGCTGCCCGCATGTTCGACGCCGTCCGCTACGGCAGCGGAAACGCCGTGGCAGCCGACTACGCCGCGATGGTTGAGCTCGACTCGGCACTGGAGAGGCTCACGCCCTCCTACGCAGAAGCCTCCCCCGGCGGACTGGCGGTGCCCCGGTGA
- the mtrA gene encoding MtrAB system response regulator MtrA, protein MKARILVVDDDEALAEMIGIVLRNDGFEPVFCADGGQALDVFRSSKPDLVLLDLMLPGTDGIEVCRQIRSESDVPIVMLTAKSDTSDVVRGLESGADDYVPKPFKPAELVARVRARLRPGDQKAPETLRIADVTIDVAGHLVSRGDERISLTPLEFDLLVALARKPWQVFTRELLLEQVWGYRHAADTRLVNVHVQRLRSKIERDPEAPEVVLTVRGVGYKAGS, encoded by the coding sequence ATGAAGGCACGCATTCTGGTGGTTGATGATGACGAGGCACTCGCAGAAATGATCGGCATTGTCCTGCGCAACGACGGCTTTGAGCCCGTCTTCTGCGCGGACGGCGGACAGGCTCTGGACGTGTTTCGCTCGTCAAAGCCGGATCTCGTGCTCCTCGACCTGATGCTGCCGGGAACTGACGGCATCGAGGTGTGCCGGCAGATCCGCTCCGAGTCGGACGTGCCGATCGTCATGCTGACCGCCAAGTCGGACACCTCCGACGTCGTCAGGGGACTGGAATCCGGTGCCGACGACTACGTGCCCAAACCCTTCAAACCGGCGGAACTCGTTGCCCGGGTAAGGGCGCGCCTGCGCCCCGGTGACCAGAAGGCGCCCGAAACGCTGCGCATCGCAGACGTCACCATCGACGTTGCCGGCCACCTCGTGAGCCGCGGCGACGAGCGGATTTCGCTGACCCCGCTCGAGTTCGATCTCCTGGTGGCCCTGGCGCGCAAGCCCTGGCAGGTTTTCACCCGTGAGCTGCTCCTGGAGCAGGTCTGGGGTTACCGCCACGCGGCTGACACCCGGCTGGTCAATGTCCATGTCCAGCGCCTGCGGTCCAAGATTGAACGTGATCCGGAAGCCCCGGAAGTTGTATTGACGGTTCGTGGTGTCGGCTACAAAGCAGGGTCCTGA
- the mtrB gene encoding MtrAB system histidine kinase MtrB — protein sequence MVLRVARLVRTGVDRIFPGIRFLLHSLQRRWRRSLQFRTVLTTLLLSISSFAIVGAYLSNQIANNLFQERLTQAESETRYNVKQVQDTFDGAQVTDQSSVITLVYDTLNAVEGKGSVIQRRYVFEAMPEQTKPRNRWVESRASDQLTISVIPPDLRKAVQDSGKEQFWASTEFPVGTEDRPGIAVGNKVTFNGTVYELYLIYDLNTAQQTLNEIQNVLWAGGAALILMIGAIAWYVTRNVVSPVSHAAVVSEKLAAGQLQERMVVKGEDEVARLGASFNHMAASLQEQITQLATLSQMQQRFVSDVSHELRTPLTTVRMAAEVLYDARDDFDPINKRSAELLYNQVERFQSLLADLLEISRFDAGVAMLDAEATDIVQLISHVMEGAAPVAEEYGSKMTLNAPEGSVVVEMDSRRIDRILRNLILNALEHGEGQPVNISVASNADAVAVTVRDHGIGMSPAEAARVFDRFWRADPARARTTGGSGLGLSIATEDTKLHNGWLQAWGNTGVGSSFRLTLPLKQGGTITKSPLPLDPADVGLGMPGDHSVLVLGPGATSVPEDSAAGDSVPDGSAARDSAGGLAPAGEDPAVALRPGTPEAARTGERS from the coding sequence GTGGTGCTGCGCGTCGCGCGCCTGGTGCGTACCGGCGTCGACCGGATATTCCCCGGTATCCGGTTTTTGCTGCATTCCCTCCAGCGGCGGTGGCGCCGATCGTTGCAGTTCCGCACGGTCCTGACCACCCTGCTGCTGTCCATCAGTTCGTTCGCGATCGTCGGCGCCTACCTGTCCAACCAGATCGCCAACAACCTGTTCCAGGAACGGCTGACGCAGGCGGAGTCCGAGACCCGCTACAACGTCAAGCAGGTGCAGGACACGTTCGACGGCGCCCAGGTCACCGACCAGTCCAGCGTGATCACCCTCGTTTACGACACCCTGAACGCGGTGGAGGGCAAGGGCTCGGTGATCCAGCGCCGTTACGTGTTTGAGGCGATGCCCGAGCAGACCAAGCCCCGCAACCGGTGGGTGGAGTCGCGCGCCTCCGACCAACTGACCATCAGCGTCATCCCCCCGGACCTCCGCAAAGCCGTCCAGGATTCCGGCAAGGAACAGTTCTGGGCTTCCACCGAATTCCCGGTCGGGACCGAAGACCGGCCGGGGATCGCCGTCGGCAATAAGGTGACCTTCAACGGCACCGTCTACGAGCTCTACCTGATCTACGACCTCAACACCGCGCAGCAGACCCTGAACGAAATCCAGAACGTCCTCTGGGCCGGCGGCGCTGCGCTGATCCTCATGATTGGCGCGATCGCTTGGTACGTCACCCGCAACGTGGTGAGCCCTGTCAGCCATGCTGCCGTGGTGTCGGAAAAGCTGGCGGCTGGCCAGCTGCAGGAACGCATGGTGGTCAAAGGGGAGGACGAGGTGGCCCGTCTGGGGGCGTCCTTCAACCATATGGCCGCGAGCCTGCAGGAGCAGATTACGCAGCTGGCCACGCTATCCCAGATGCAGCAGCGCTTCGTTTCCGACGTCTCCCACGAGCTCCGCACGCCGCTGACCACCGTCCGCATGGCTGCCGAGGTGCTCTACGACGCCCGCGACGATTTCGACCCCATCAACAAGAGGTCGGCCGAACTGCTCTATAACCAGGTGGAGCGGTTCCAGTCATTGCTGGCGGACCTGCTGGAAATTTCCAGGTTCGACGCCGGTGTTGCCATGCTCGACGCCGAGGCAACGGACATCGTCCAGCTCATCTCGCATGTGATGGAGGGCGCGGCACCTGTCGCCGAAGAGTACGGTTCGAAGATGACGCTGAATGCGCCGGAGGGCAGCGTTGTGGTGGAAATGGACTCCCGTCGCATCGACCGGATCCTTCGGAACCTGATCCTGAACGCCCTCGAACACGGCGAAGGCCAACCCGTCAATATCTCCGTGGCCTCGAACGCGGACGCCGTCGCCGTCACCGTTCGGGACCACGGAATCGGCATGAGTCCGGCCGAGGCGGCACGGGTCTTCGACCGCTTCTGGCGCGCCGACCCCGCCCGGGCCCGCACCACCGGAGGCAGCGGCCTGGGCCTGTCCATTGCCACCGAAGACACCAAACTGCACAACGGCTGGCTGCAGGCCTGGGGGAACACCGGCGTCGGCTCCAGCTTCCGGCTGACCCTTCCGCTCAAGCAGGGCGGGACGATCACAAAGTCACCGCTGCCGCTCGATCCTGCAGACGTGGGTCTGGGGATGCCCGGCGACCACAGCGTCCTTGTCCTCGGGCCGGGCGCCACGTCGGTGCCCGAGGACTCCGCCGCTGGAGATTCCGTGCCCGATGGCTCTGCGGCCAGGGACTCCGCCGGTGGCCTTGCGCCTGCCGGGGAAGATCCTGCAGTGGCCCTCCGGCCGGGAACACCGGAGGCAGCGCGCACGGGAGAACGTTCGTGA
- a CDS encoding LpqB family beta-propeller domain-containing protein → MRPAARGLAAGLLAVLLLFLASCAQIPRSGPVGKSTDESAGNPNAPVFFPVAPRTGSSPEAVIEDFYLAGSGYEDDYAVARQYLTQASSVAWKPDQRTLVFRSERVVKTGVEGVYNYELDVAYSVDSDGVATQMPAGTKENIPVMLVQVDGEWRISKIPDGTAIPEETFKVIYGAYPIYFYDPSFTYAVPDVRWFIKKKTVKAMTSALLAGPAPYLKGAVVSAFPSGMKLARESVPVVSGAAQVDLSAKELTDASTEDRLRMQTQLALTFRSQPDVINVELRANQDLVRVEDNGSVLPPVQNRNVPARQIAVSNNELVRYENNRVSPLPDMQPVAGLKPRSPAESPVSQTVAFLNSSRSTLYSMVPGQPARALTTRSTLTHPSFSLNDWLWTAGPGAQGITELAAFRPTGIAQGAAVPSVTLTPSWLAGRTVKDFRVSREGVRALVISEQNGTTRVQVAGIIRGADGTPKELTAPITLQASGNPDQGVWVNDTTAVVMKGDGTANVTPELLSLTSSQPQKLAPWPGLVALSAGNGPEEIYAQSRDGVFQRLGNGWSAQLRGPTDPSFPG, encoded by the coding sequence GTGCGCCCGGCGGCCCGCGGGCTCGCCGCGGGCTTGCTGGCCGTCCTACTGCTGTTCCTGGCGTCCTGCGCCCAGATCCCGCGGTCCGGCCCCGTCGGAAAGAGCACGGACGAAAGCGCCGGAAATCCGAATGCGCCGGTCTTCTTTCCGGTCGCCCCGCGCACCGGGTCCAGTCCCGAGGCGGTCATTGAGGACTTCTACCTGGCAGGCAGCGGGTATGAGGACGACTACGCCGTGGCGCGTCAGTACCTCACGCAGGCGTCCTCGGTGGCCTGGAAGCCTGACCAGCGGACGCTGGTGTTCCGCTCCGAGCGGGTGGTGAAGACCGGCGTCGAGGGCGTCTACAACTACGAACTGGATGTCGCGTACTCTGTGGATTCCGACGGCGTGGCCACCCAGATGCCGGCGGGAACCAAGGAAAACATCCCCGTGATGCTGGTGCAGGTTGACGGCGAATGGCGCATCTCCAAGATCCCCGACGGCACAGCCATTCCCGAAGAGACCTTCAAGGTCATCTACGGCGCCTACCCCATCTACTTCTACGACCCCAGCTTCACGTATGCCGTCCCGGATGTCCGCTGGTTCATTAAGAAGAAGACAGTTAAGGCCATGACGAGCGCCCTGCTCGCCGGGCCCGCCCCGTACCTGAAGGGCGCCGTCGTCAGTGCCTTCCCGTCGGGAATGAAGCTTGCCAGGGAGTCGGTGCCCGTTGTGTCGGGCGCCGCCCAGGTGGACCTGTCGGCCAAGGAGCTGACTGACGCCTCCACCGAAGACAGGCTCAGGATGCAGACCCAGCTGGCCCTCACATTCCGCAGCCAGCCGGACGTTATTAACGTGGAGCTGCGGGCGAACCAGGACCTCGTCCGGGTGGAGGACAACGGCTCGGTGCTGCCGCCGGTCCAGAACAGAAATGTGCCCGCGCGCCAGATCGCAGTCAGCAACAATGAGCTGGTCCGGTACGAGAACAACCGGGTGTCACCGCTGCCCGACATGCAGCCGGTGGCGGGGCTGAAACCACGCTCGCCTGCCGAGTCGCCCGTCTCGCAGACGGTGGCCTTTTTGAACAGCAGCCGCAGCACCCTCTATTCGATGGTGCCCGGCCAGCCTGCGCGCGCCCTCACCACCCGCAGCACGCTGACGCACCCGTCGTTCAGCCTGAACGACTGGCTGTGGACCGCGGGGCCCGGGGCGCAGGGCATCACGGAGCTGGCTGCCTTCCGTCCCACGGGAATCGCGCAAGGGGCGGCGGTTCCTTCCGTAACGCTGACGCCGTCCTGGCTGGCCGGCCGCACGGTCAAGGACTTCCGGGTGTCCCGGGAGGGTGTCCGGGCACTGGTGATCTCCGAACAGAACGGCACAACACGGGTGCAGGTGGCCGGGATCATCCGCGGTGCTGACGGCACTCCCAAGGAACTGACGGCGCCCATCACACTGCAGGCCAGCGGCAACCCGGACCAGGGAGTGTGGGTGAACGACACCACGGCGGTGGTCATGAAGGGGGACGGCACGGCGAACGTCACTCCCGAACTGCTGTCCCTCACCTCGTCCCAGCCGCAGAAACTTGCGCCGTGGCCGGGGCTGGTTGCCCTCAGTGCCGGCAACGGCCCCGAGGAGATCTACGCCCAGTCCAGGGACGGCGTCTTCCAGCGGCTCGGCAATGGCTGGTCGGCGCAGCTCAGGGGACCCACGGACCCGTCATTCCCCGGCTAA